In one Bradyrhizobium sp. 4 genomic region, the following are encoded:
- a CDS encoding MFS transporter: MINTLICDRLASELELGTADLGLLGSIYFLVLTGSQIPMGMLLDRFGPRRVQGALLLLAAAGAALFGSSSGFLSLLIARAMIAFGTAASLMSGLKTVVLWFPRDRVALINGCMIMLGALGAVTATAPAEALLNWIGWRGLFEVLAASCASAAASIYFLVPEHESTAKSPPATVSLKTVYTDGRFWRIAPISSTCIGSAWALQSLWAASWLSDVEGLDRTSLVTQLLVMAIALSVGALLLGMVADSLRQHGKKIETLLAIIAAVFIAAELALILHPPFPSLPSWIIVAVVGSAIVLSYAIIGDYFPSQLIARANGVLNVLHFGWAFVVQYGTGLILEQWPVKDGHYPSIAYQTAFGINVVLQLVALIWFFAPWLKELNWKSEIVVKRKSTGQSRSVHVMIPSAELGHLETDQDVEW; the protein is encoded by the coding sequence ATCAACACGCTCATTTGTGACCGCCTCGCCTCGGAACTGGAGCTTGGTACGGCCGATTTGGGGCTGTTGGGCTCGATCTACTTTCTAGTCCTTACCGGCAGCCAGATTCCGATGGGCATGCTCTTGGATCGCTTCGGTCCGCGCCGAGTCCAGGGTGCGCTCTTGCTGCTGGCTGCCGCAGGTGCTGCGCTTTTCGGATCATCGAGTGGATTTCTGTCGCTTCTGATTGCTCGCGCGATGATAGCATTCGGCACCGCAGCTTCCCTCATGTCTGGCCTGAAAACAGTCGTGCTCTGGTTTCCGAGAGACCGCGTGGCGCTCATCAACGGCTGTATGATCATGCTGGGTGCACTGGGCGCGGTAACGGCAACCGCACCAGCCGAGGCATTGCTCAACTGGATAGGCTGGCGCGGTCTATTTGAGGTGCTTGCCGCATCCTGTGCCTCCGCGGCCGCTTCGATCTATTTTTTGGTTCCAGAGCATGAGTCAACTGCGAAGAGCCCTCCAGCGACAGTCAGCTTGAAGACCGTCTATACGGATGGGCGGTTCTGGAGAATTGCGCCGATTTCTTCAACATGTATCGGGTCGGCGTGGGCCCTGCAGTCCTTGTGGGCAGCGTCCTGGCTCAGCGATGTGGAAGGGTTGGATCGAACAAGCCTTGTCACACAATTGCTCGTCATGGCGATAGCCCTAAGCGTTGGCGCATTGCTGCTCGGCATGGTCGCCGATTCGCTGCGCCAGCATGGCAAGAAAATTGAAACGTTGCTCGCAATCATAGCTGCTGTGTTCATTGCAGCCGAACTCGCGCTGATATTGCATCCGCCATTCCCGTCGCTACCGTCCTGGATCATTGTGGCGGTGGTCGGATCAGCAATCGTCCTCAGCTACGCGATCATCGGAGATTACTTCCCGTCCCAACTGATCGCGCGCGCAAACGGCGTACTCAACGTTCTGCATTTCGGGTGGGCTTTCGTCGTCCAGTACGGGACGGGCTTAATTCTAGAGCAATGGCCGGTAAAGGACGGACACTACCCCTCGATCGCGTATCAGACGGCGTTCGGCATCAATGTTGTGCTGCAGCTGGTCGCCCTGATCTGGTTCTTCGCCCCTTGGCTCAAAGAGTTGAATTGGAAATCTGAGATCGTCGTCAAGCGCAAGTCGACGGGCCAAAGCAGGTCAGTTCACGTCATGATCCCGAGCGCCGAATTGGGGCACCTTGAAACCGATCAAGATGTGGAGTGGTGA
- a CDS encoding TlpA disulfide reductase family protein codes for MNSVAESASQIGAENVLRVGSPAPSIKVDDWLRGQPVTKFEPGKVYIIEFWATWCGPCIASMPNLVILQSKYRSNGVEVVGIAAHEQASTADEARASLDAWLTKSSPNLNFAIAFDYAGEMNKLWMDPSFSVGIPSSFVVDRDGRLAFIGHPTHLDTALPKVLNGSWAVSDEAKALDAERITTGRRRKRELSQKRALVEPIFARLEAAMNSKDWAAALSAIEEALAAIPDDVTFRGLHAELLLHKMRDMRAGLAVLRQLVRDAIDKKSVVWMSVAIRQLFDPAKDYSGFPHAERFAMGKDLSEHILAANPPQGSEAAKFLSYGAVARYYYETGNRNRAIELVEVALRWLDAAPASDVAKRELVQCSLQALASYRSEKLCYEECCSTPQNTAPEKAQPGSPMEAA; via the coding sequence ATGAACAGTGTAGCTGAGAGCGCAAGTCAAATCGGTGCGGAGAATGTGCTGAGAGTCGGTTCGCCGGCTCCCTCCATCAAAGTTGATGACTGGCTACGTGGCCAACCCGTTACAAAGTTCGAACCTGGGAAAGTTTACATCATCGAGTTTTGGGCGACGTGGTGCGGACCATGTATTGCTTCGATGCCGAATTTGGTGATCCTGCAAAGCAAATACAGGAGCAACGGAGTTGAGGTCGTGGGCATCGCGGCTCACGAACAAGCTTCGACGGCAGATGAAGCGCGAGCCAGCTTGGACGCTTGGTTGACGAAGAGCTCGCCAAATCTGAACTTCGCGATCGCATTCGACTACGCCGGCGAAATGAACAAACTTTGGATGGATCCCAGCTTTTCTGTGGGGATTCCCTCGTCATTCGTGGTCGATCGTGACGGCCGCTTGGCCTTTATCGGCCATCCGACGCACCTCGATACTGCGTTGCCCAAAGTTCTGAACGGCTCTTGGGCAGTGAGCGACGAAGCCAAAGCCCTGGATGCGGAGAGGATAACCACGGGTCGACGCAGAAAGCGCGAACTGTCGCAAAAGCGAGCGCTGGTGGAGCCGATCTTTGCCAGACTTGAAGCCGCCATGAATAGTAAAGATTGGGCGGCAGCCCTTTCAGCCATTGAGGAGGCACTCGCGGCGATCCCGGACGATGTCACCTTCCGTGGGCTTCACGCGGAATTGTTGCTTCACAAGATGCGGGACATGCGGGCCGGCCTGGCGGTATTGCGCCAATTGGTTCGCGATGCGATCGACAAGAAATCTGTGGTTTGGATGAGCGTGGCCATCCGCCAACTCTTCGACCCCGCGAAAGACTACTCCGGTTTCCCACATGCCGAGCGCTTTGCCATGGGCAAGGACCTCTCCGAACACATCCTGGCGGCGAATCCGCCCCAAGGCAGCGAGGCCGCGAAGTTCCTCTCGTATGGGGCGGTCGCTCGGTATTATTACGAGACCGGTAATAGGAATCGCGCGATCGAATTGGTCGAGGTGGCGCTGCGATGGCTGGACGCAGCGCCTGCCTCAGATGTAGCGAAACGGGAGCTCGTGCAGTGCTCCCTCCAGGCGTTGGCAAGCTACAGGAGTGAGAAGCTCTGTTACGAGGAGTGTTGTTCGACACCGCAAAACACAGCTCCCGAAAAGGCGCAACCGGGATCGCCAATGGAGGCAGCGTGA
- the dctA gene encoding C4-dicarboxylate transporter DctA: MYNHRQRRSVKTAALFQPSGPWYNVLYIQVLIAILIGVLVGWLWPAVGTNSWVKALGDGFIKLIKMVIAPIIFCTVVSGIAHVQDARKVGRVGVKALLYFEIVSTFALILGLVMGNLVQAGHGLAPRADAAAVANYVKRGEGQKAVEFLLNIIPDSVVGALARGDVLQVLLFAILFGFSLMALGERGKRMRSLVDDAAHAVFGVIRIVMKVAPIGAFGAMAYTIGEFGPSALGKLIGLVALFYVTAGLFVIIVLGLVARLVGFSILKFIFYIKDELLIVLGTSSSESALPQLMEKLELLGCSKPVVGLVVPTGYSFNLDGTNIYMTLATLFIAQALGVDLDFAQQLTILVVAMLTSKGASGVTGAGFVTLAATLTVVSPDLVPGIAIVFSIDKFMSEVRALTNIIGNGIAAVFVSWWEGELDHVSLHAQLK; the protein is encoded by the coding sequence ATGTACAATCACCGCCAGCGCCGCTCTGTCAAAACCGCCGCCCTGTTCCAGCCATCTGGCCCCTGGTACAATGTTCTTTATATCCAGGTACTCATCGCGATCCTGATTGGCGTTCTCGTTGGCTGGTTGTGGCCTGCTGTGGGGACGAACAGCTGGGTGAAAGCGCTTGGTGACGGATTCATCAAGCTGATCAAAATGGTGATCGCGCCGATCATCTTCTGCACTGTTGTGTCCGGCATTGCGCATGTTCAGGATGCACGAAAGGTCGGCCGAGTCGGCGTCAAGGCGCTGCTTTACTTCGAGATCGTGTCAACCTTCGCGCTGATCCTGGGTCTCGTGATGGGCAATCTCGTTCAGGCCGGCCACGGGCTCGCTCCCAGGGCTGATGCCGCGGCGGTAGCCAACTACGTCAAAAGAGGGGAAGGGCAGAAGGCGGTCGAGTTCCTCCTCAATATTATTCCGGATAGCGTAGTTGGCGCTCTGGCCCGAGGCGACGTGCTACAGGTGCTGCTGTTTGCCATCCTATTCGGGTTCTCGCTGATGGCGCTTGGCGAGCGGGGTAAACGGATGCGCAGTCTGGTCGACGATGCTGCACACGCGGTGTTTGGTGTCATTAGGATCGTAATGAAGGTAGCGCCAATCGGGGCGTTCGGCGCCATGGCCTACACTATCGGCGAATTCGGACCGTCCGCGCTCGGTAAACTCATCGGCTTGGTTGCTCTGTTCTATGTGACAGCCGGGCTCTTCGTGATCATTGTGCTTGGCCTGGTCGCGCGCTTGGTCGGTTTTTCTATTCTAAAGTTCATCTTCTACATCAAGGATGAGCTGTTGATCGTGCTCGGAACATCGTCGTCCGAAAGCGCGCTGCCGCAGTTGATGGAAAAACTCGAACTGCTGGGCTGTTCCAAGCCGGTCGTGGGCCTGGTGGTGCCGACAGGTTACTCTTTCAATTTGGATGGGACCAACATTTACATGACGTTGGCGACCTTGTTCATCGCGCAGGCGCTCGGGGTCGATCTCGACTTCGCCCAGCAGCTCACGATACTCGTTGTGGCGATGCTCACCTCGAAGGGCGCAAGTGGTGTTACCGGTGCCGGGTTCGTCACCCTGGCCGCAACGTTGACCGTGGTCAGTCCTGACCTCGTCCCGGGCATTGCGATCGTATTCTCGATAGACAAGTTCATGAGCGAGGTGCGCGCGCTTACCAACATCATCGGGAACGGTATTGCGGCGGTGTTTGTGTCGTGGTGGGAAGGTGAACTCGACCATGTCTCGCTACACGCGCAGCTCAAGTAG
- the trbB gene encoding P-type conjugative transfer ATPase TrbB yields MLRTALGPAIAGFLEDPAIVEVMLNPDGRLWIDRLSSGLTDTGESLSAADGERIVRLVAHYVGAEVHPGSPRISAELPETGERFEGLLPPVVAAPTFAIRKPAIAVFGLDEYVAADIMNASQASALRNAVAARKNILVAGGTSTGKTTLTNALLAEVAKGSDRVVLIEDTRELQCRAPNLVALRTKDGVISLSDLVRSSLRLRPDRIPIGEVRGAEALDLLKAWGTGHPGGIGTIHAGTSLGALRRLEQLIQEAVITVPRALIAETINVIAVLSGRGGERRLSELASVDGLGSSGDYSLSNIGDQS; encoded by the coding sequence ATGCTGCGTACCGCGTTGGGGCCCGCCATCGCAGGGTTTTTGGAAGATCCGGCAATCGTCGAGGTGATGCTCAATCCCGACGGCCGGCTGTGGATCGACCGACTGTCGAGCGGCCTTACAGACACCGGAGAGAGCCTTTCGGCAGCGGATGGCGAACGAATCGTCCGACTGGTCGCGCACTATGTAGGAGCAGAAGTTCATCCCGGCTCGCCCCGGATTTCGGCTGAGCTGCCGGAAACGGGGGAACGTTTCGAAGGATTGCTGCCGCCGGTTGTTGCCGCGCCGACCTTTGCCATCCGCAAACCGGCGATCGCCGTGTTTGGCCTCGACGAGTATGTCGCCGCGGACATTATGAACGCGAGCCAAGCGAGCGCGCTTCGCAACGCGGTCGCCGCACGGAAGAACATCTTGGTCGCCGGCGGCACCTCGACCGGCAAGACCACGCTGACAAATGCGCTGCTTGCCGAGGTTGCCAAAGGTTCGGACCGCGTCGTTCTCATCGAAGATACCCGGGAGCTTCAGTGCAGGGCACCAAATTTGGTGGCGCTGCGGACCAAGGACGGCGTGATCTCGCTCTCCGATCTTGTGCGCTCCTCTCTTCGCCTGCGCCCTGATCGCATTCCGATCGGCGAGGTCCGTGGGGCCGAAGCGCTGGATCTTTTGAAAGCCTGGGGCACAGGACATCCCGGTGGCATCGGAACGATACACGCCGGGACCTCGCTTGGCGCGCTGCGCCGGCTCGAGCAGCTGATCCAGGAAGCTGTCATCACCGTCCCGCGCGCCCTGATTGCAGAAACCATCAACGTCATAGCCGTTCTCTCTGGCCGTGGCGGCGAACGGCGGTTGAGCGAACTCGCCAGCGTCGACGGCCTTGGATCATCGGGCGACTACAGCCTTTCGAACATCGGAGATCAGTCATGA
- a CDS encoding TrbC/VirB2 family protein, producing the protein MTTRSSLGRGFISIVAFASLALASAPAWAAGSNMPWEQPLNQILQSVEGPVAKIIAVIIIIVTGLSLAFGDTSGGFRRLVQIVFGLSIAFAASSFFLSFFSFGGGVVI; encoded by the coding sequence ATGACCACACGATCGTCTCTCGGGCGCGGCTTCATCTCAATTGTGGCGTTCGCCAGCCTTGCCCTAGCCAGCGCGCCGGCCTGGGCCGCCGGCTCGAACATGCCTTGGGAGCAGCCGCTGAACCAGATCCTGCAATCGGTCGAAGGTCCGGTCGCAAAGATCATTGCGGTCATCATCATCATCGTGACCGGGCTGTCGCTCGCCTTTGGCGACACCTCGGGTGGTTTCCGGCGGCTAGTCCAGATCGTGTTCGGCCTCTCGATCGCATTCGCCGCATCGAGCTTCTTCCTTTCGTTCTTCTCATTCGGCGGCGGAGTGGTGATCTGA
- a CDS encoding VirB3 family type IV secretion system protein, which yields MDEPVPEFVAPVHRALTEPILMGGAPRAVAILNGTLAAALGLGLRMWLAGLLLAFVGHMAAVWAAKRDPEFVEVVRRHVRVPAHLNT from the coding sequence ATGGACGAGCCAGTTCCGGAATTTGTGGCTCCCGTCCACCGCGCGCTCACCGAACCGATCCTGATGGGCGGCGCGCCCCGCGCGGTTGCCATCCTCAACGGCACACTGGCCGCCGCACTCGGTCTCGGCCTGCGCATGTGGCTGGCCGGCCTTCTCCTCGCTTTCGTGGGTCACATGGCTGCGGTCTGGGCCGCAAAGCGCGATCCGGAATTCGTGGAAGTCGTGCGCCGGCACGTTCGCGTTCCCGCTCACCTGAACACTTGA
- the trbE gene encoding conjugal transfer protein TrbE has protein sequence MMNLGEYRRSSTRLADFLPWAALVDEGIILNKDGSFQRTARFRGPDLDSSVPAELVAVAGRLNNALRRLGSGWAVFVEAQRHSAGRYPPDTFPDVASALVDAERKAQFEEAGSHYESSYYLTFLYLPPAESAAAAERLLYEGSQRTAGADAREVLAGFSDRTSRVLQLVEGFMPECGWLDDEQTLTYLHSTVSTKRHRVRVPEIPMYLDALLADQPLAGGLEPMLGDAHLRVLTLVGFPTVTTPGILDELNRLAFPYRWSTRAIMLDKTDATKLLTRIRRQWFAKRKSIASILKEVMTNEASALLDTDAHNKAMDADSALQELGSDQFGEVFVTATVTVWDRDPRAADGKLRLAEKVIQGRDFTCMAETVNAVEAWLGSLPGQTYANVRQPPVSTLNLAHMIPLSAVWAGEVRDHHLKAPPLFFGKTEGSTPFRFSLHVADVGHTLVIGPTGAGKSVLLALMALQFRRYSAAQIIAFDFGGSIRASAIAMGGDWHDLGGALESSELVALQPLARIDDIGERGWASDWIASILTRERIEVTPETKDHVWSALTSLASAPVTERTLTGLSVLLQSNALKRALQPYCLGGPYARLLDGEHERLGEASVQVFETDGLIGTSVAPAVLAYLFHRIEDRLDGRPTLLIIDEGWLALDDADFAGKLREWLKTLRKKNASVVFATQSLADIDGSKIAPAIIESCPTRILLPNDRAIEPQITAIYRRFGLNDRQIEILARATPKRHYYCQSRRGNRLFELGLGEIALVFVAASSKADQALIDRVLAEHGRDEFVTGWLKARDLGWACNLIPQLAKQGALT, from the coding sequence ATGATGAATCTTGGCGAATACCGCCGTTCAAGCACGCGTCTTGCCGACTTCCTGCCCTGGGCTGCCCTGGTCGATGAAGGGATCATTCTCAACAAGGATGGATCGTTTCAGCGAACGGCCCGGTTCAGAGGGCCGGATCTCGACAGCTCCGTGCCTGCCGAGCTTGTTGCGGTCGCAGGCCGCCTCAACAATGCACTCCGTCGTCTCGGATCGGGCTGGGCCGTGTTCGTCGAGGCGCAGCGGCATTCGGCCGGACGATATCCGCCGGATACATTCCCGGACGTCGCCTCGGCGCTGGTGGATGCGGAGCGGAAGGCGCAATTCGAGGAAGCCGGCAGTCATTACGAATCGAGCTATTACCTGACCTTCCTTTATCTGCCTCCGGCAGAGAGTGCGGCGGCGGCAGAGCGCTTGCTGTACGAGGGCAGCCAGCGCACTGCGGGAGCGGATGCACGCGAGGTGCTCGCCGGCTTTAGTGACCGGACCAGCCGCGTGCTGCAGCTGGTCGAGGGTTTCATGCCGGAATGCGGTTGGCTTGATGACGAGCAAACGCTGACCTACCTGCATTCGACGGTCTCGACCAAACGGCACCGCGTGCGCGTGCCAGAAATCCCAATGTATCTCGATGCGCTGCTGGCCGATCAACCGCTGGCAGGCGGTCTTGAGCCCATGCTGGGCGACGCGCATCTGCGCGTTCTGACGCTCGTGGGGTTCCCAACCGTGACCACGCCCGGGATTCTCGACGAGCTGAACCGGCTGGCATTCCCGTATCGCTGGTCGACGCGGGCTATCATGCTCGACAAGACAGATGCCACAAAGCTCCTCACCAGGATCAGGCGGCAATGGTTTGCCAAGCGCAAATCGATCGCCTCGATCCTGAAGGAAGTGATGACGAACGAGGCCTCCGCGCTTTTGGACACCGATGCCCACAACAAAGCGATGGATGCCGATAGTGCGCTCCAGGAATTGGGTTCGGATCAGTTCGGCGAGGTCTTCGTCACGGCAACGGTCACAGTCTGGGACAGGGATCCGCGCGCAGCCGACGGAAAGCTCCGCCTCGCCGAAAAGGTCATCCAGGGCCGGGACTTCACTTGCATGGCCGAGACGGTCAATGCCGTCGAGGCGTGGCTCGGCAGCCTGCCTGGACAAACTTACGCAAACGTCCGCCAGCCCCCGGTCTCGACCCTGAACCTCGCCCATATGATCCCGTTGTCTGCGGTATGGGCCGGAGAGGTGAGGGATCACCACCTCAAGGCGCCCCCATTGTTCTTCGGCAAGACTGAAGGGTCCACGCCATTCCGGTTTTCTCTGCATGTCGCAGATGTCGGCCACACGCTGGTCATCGGACCGACGGGCGCCGGCAAGTCGGTCCTGCTGGCGCTCATGGCGCTGCAGTTCCGCCGCTACAGCGCGGCGCAGATCATTGCGTTCGACTTCGGCGGCTCGATCCGCGCATCGGCGATCGCCATGGGGGGCGACTGGCATGATCTCGGCGGCGCGCTCGAATCGTCAGAACTCGTCGCCCTCCAGCCGCTTGCGCGCATTGATGATATCGGCGAGAGAGGCTGGGCATCCGACTGGATCGCATCGATCCTGACGCGCGAGCGGATCGAGGTCACGCCTGAGACCAAGGATCATGTCTGGTCGGCATTGACCTCGCTCGCCTCGGCGCCGGTTACGGAGCGGACGCTGACTGGACTATCCGTTCTCCTGCAATCCAACGCTCTCAAGCGCGCCCTGCAGCCCTACTGCCTCGGTGGGCCATACGCGCGGTTGCTGGACGGCGAGCACGAACGGCTGGGTGAAGCCTCCGTCCAGGTGTTCGAGACCGACGGATTGATTGGGACCTCTGTCGCCCCCGCAGTTCTGGCCTATCTGTTTCACCGGATCGAGGACCGCTTAGACGGCCGTCCGACACTGCTCATCATCGACGAAGGCTGGCTCGCGCTCGATGATGCCGATTTTGCCGGCAAGCTTCGCGAGTGGCTCAAAACGCTTCGCAAGAAGAACGCCTCCGTCGTTTTTGCGACCCAGTCGCTTGCCGATATCGACGGCTCCAAAATCGCGCCTGCCATCATCGAGAGCTGCCCGACCCGGATCCTGTTGCCAAACGATCGCGCCATCGAGCCGCAGATCACGGCGATTTATCGGCGCTTTGGGCTGAACGACCGCCAGATCGAGATCCTCGCCCGCGCCACCCCCAAGCGACACTACTACTGCCAATCTCGACGCGGCAATCGCCTGTTCGAGCTCGGACTTGGCGAAATCGCGCTCGTCTTCGTGGCCGCCTCGTCCAAAGCCGACCAGGCTCTCATCGATCGGGTGCTTGCCGAGCACGGAAGGGACGAGTTCGTCACCGGTTGGCTCAAGGCGCGCGACCTCGGCTGGGCCTGCAACCTCATTCCGCAGCTCGCCAAACAGGGAGCACTCACATGA